The following are encoded together in the Juglans microcarpa x Juglans regia isolate MS1-56 chromosome 2D, Jm3101_v1.0, whole genome shotgun sequence genome:
- the LOC121249914 gene encoding pentatricopeptide repeat-containing protein At3g22150, chloroplastic, whose amino-acid sequence MTSGLPLPLSSTLSIPTYAPNTSTHLSLTTSQPIVQPIKTPTIRSRLSKLCKEGQPHLARQLLDTIPKPTTVLWNTIIIGFICNNMPYEALFLYTQMKNSSLATKCDSYTYSSTLKACAETRSLKFGKAVHCHFIRCQSNPSRIVFNSLLNMYSTCLSTADDEISYCIGSEYSRYDLVRKVFDTMRKRNVIAWNTMMSWYVKTERYIEAVKLFRAMTKMGIQPSAVSFVNVFPALSKLGDFENANTLYGMILKLGSEYVSDLFVVSSAIFMYSELGCLDMAKVIFDCCVERNTEVWNTMIGGYVQNNCPIEGINLFIQAIESEHAVLDDVTFLSALTAVSQLQLLRLAQQLHAFILKNLSALPVIILNAIIVMYSRCNSVETSFKIFHNMVERDVVSWNTMVSAFVQNGFDEEGLMLVYEMQKQGLAIDSITVTALLSAASNLRNKDIGKQAHAYLTRHGIQFEGMESYLVDMYAKSGSVRTAQLLFEKNFTHDKDQATWNAMIAGYTQNGLIEEAFVVFRQMLEQDIIPNAVTIASVLPACNPMGRIDLGKQLHGFCTRHHLDQNVFVGTALVDMYSKSGSVSYAENVFVRIPEKNSVTCTTMILGFGQHGMANSALSLFHSMQGSGIEPDAITVVAVMSACSYAGLVAEGLKIYESMEKEYNIQPSTEHYCCVADMLGRAGRVVEAYEFVKGLGEEGNVMEIWGSLLGACRIYKHFELGRLVADKLLEMERENGMTGYHVLLSNMYAEEGNWGDVDKLRKQMREKGLRKETGCSWIWTAGFVNSFVSRDRKHPQCGAVYSILKILATEMKDAGYRPCLASNTDEISEFIGITGI is encoded by the coding sequence ATGACGTCTGGTCTTCCTCTCCCGCTCTCCTCCACCCTTTCAATTCCCACTTACGCCCCCAACACCAGCACTCACCTTTCCCTAACAACCTCACAACCAATTGTACAGCCCATAAAAACCCCCACCATTCGCTCCCGCCTCAGCAAACTCTGCAAAGAAGGACAACCCCATCTTGCACGTCAACTGCTAGACACAATTCCCAAACCAACCACCGTTCTCTGGAACACGATCATTATTGGTTTTATCTGTAACAACATGCCATATGAAGCTCTTTTTCTCTACACCCAGATGAAAAATTCATCTCTAGCCACCAAATGCGATTCCTACACTTACTCTTCCACTCTCAAAGCCTGTGCCGAAACACGCAGTTTAAAGTTTGGTAAAGCCGTTCATTGCCATTTTATTCGGTGCCAATCGAATCCCAGTAGGATAGTGTTTAATTCACTTCTGAACATGTACTCCACGTGTTTGAGCACAGCCGACGACGAAATCTCTTATTGCATTGGGTCTGAATATTCCAGGTATGATTTAGTACGTAAAGTGTTTGATACAATGCGTAAAAGAAATGTGATTGCATGGAATACTATGATGTCGTGGTATGTAAAGACAGAGCGATATATAGAAGCAGTTAAGCTGTTTAGGGCGATGACAAAAATGGGAATACAACCGAGTGCAGtgagttttgttaatgtttttcCGGCTCTTTCAAAGTTAGGAGACTTTGAGAATGCAAATACTCTTTATGGAATGATCCTTAAGTTGGGAAGTGAATATGTCAGTGACTTGTTCGTTGTGAGTTCAGCTATATTCATGTATTCCGAGCTTGGCTGCCTTGATATGGCCAAAGTGATATTTGATTGTTGTGTGGAGAGGAATACGGAAGTTTGGAACACTATGATTGGTGGGTATGTTCAGAATAACTGTCCTATTGAAGGAATCAATCTCTTCATTCAGGCCATTGAATCAGAACATGCTGTTCTCGACGATGTAACTTTTCTTTCAGCTTTGACCGCAGTTTCGCAGCTGCAGCTCTTGAGATTGGCTCAACAGTTACATGCTTTTATACTTAAAAATCTATCAGCGTTACCTGTTATCATACTGAATGCAATTATTGTCATGTATTCAAGGTGCAACTCCGTTGAGActtcattcaaaatttttcataatatggTAGAAAGGGATGTTGTTTCATGGAACACTATGGTTTCTGCTTTTGTGCAGAATGGATTCGACGAGGAAGGGTTGATGCTTGTCTATGAGATGCAGAAGCAAGGGCTTGCGATTGATTCCATAACAGTAACAGCTCTTCTTTCAGCAGCATCAAATCTTAGAAACAAGGATATCGGGAAGCAGGCCCATGCTTATCTTACTAGGCATGGAATACAATTTGAGGGAATGGAGAGTTATCTGGTAGATATGTATGCGAAATCTGGTTCAGTTAGGACTGCACAACTACTGTTTGAGAAAAACTTTACACATGATAAAGACCAGGCCACATGGAATGCTATGATTGCTGGGTACACACAAAATGGTCTGATTGAAGAAGCTTTTGTTGTCTTTAGGCAGATGCTCGAGCAGGATATAATACCCAATGCTGTAACAATAGCATCAGTTCTCCCAGCTTGTAATCCTATGGGAAGGATAGATTTGGGGAAGCAGCTCCATGGATTCTGCACTCGCCACCATCTAGACCAAAATGTCTTTGTGGGAACTGCTTTGGTTGATATGTACTCCAAATCTGGTTCAGTCAGCTATGCTGAAAATGTGTTTGTTAGGATACCTGAGAAGAATTCTGTGACATGCACCACAATGATATTGGGCTTTGGTCAGCATGGGATGGCCAACAGTGCTCTCTCTTTGTTTCATTCAATGCAGGGATCTGGTATTGAACCTGATGCTATTACCGTTGTAGCTGTCATGTCTGCTTGTAGTTATGCTGGTTTGGTTGCCGAAGGACTTAAAATATACGAGTCTatggaaaaagaatataatattcaGCCGTCAACAGAGCACTATTGTTGTGTTGCAGATATGTTAGGGAGGGCTGGAAGGGTTGTTGAAGCTTATGAGTTTGTCAAAGGATTGGGCGAAGAGGGCAACGTGATGGAAATTTGGGGATCACTTCTTGGGGCATGCAGAATTTATAAACACTTTGAACTGGGAAGACTTGTTGCTGACAAGCTGCTTGAAATGGAGAGGGAAAATGGCATGACAGGCTACCATGTTTTGCTTTCAAATATGTATGCAGAGGAAGGAAACTGGGGAGATGTCGATAAATTGAGGAAACAAATGAGGGAAAAAGGTTTGAGGAAGGAGACAGGATGTAGTTGGATTTGGACTGCTGGTTTTGTGAACAGTTTCGTGTCGAGGGATAGAAAGCACCCTCAATGTGGTGCGGTATATAGTATTTTAAAGATTTTGGCTACGGAGATGAAAGATGCTGGGTATAGGCCTTGTCTTGCTTCCAATACAGATGAGATCTCAGAATTCATTGGCATTACTGGGATATAA